In Aristaeella hokkaidonensis, the following are encoded in one genomic region:
- a CDS encoding O-acetylhomoserine aminocarboxypropyltransferase/cysteine synthase family protein translates to MSDIKNSANWSFETKQLHIGQEQADPATDARAVPIYATAAYVFHNAQHAADRFGLRDAGNIYGRLTNPTQSVFEERIAALENGSAALAVASGAAAITYTLQALAKAGEHIVASKTIYGGTFNLLEHTLPLTSGITTTFVDPDEEGAFEAAIQPNTKALYVETLGNPNSNIADIEKLAKIAHAHGLPLVVDSTFATPYLVRPLDWGADIVVHSATKFIGGHGTAIGGVIVEGGKFNWKESGKYPWISDANPSYHGVSFYDVVGPAAFVTYIRAILLRDTGSTLSPFHAFLFLQGLETLSLRVERHVENTLKIVDYLSKHPQVEAVHHPSLESEPSHALYKKYFPNGGGSIFTFELKGDSETAKKFIDNLAIFSLLANVADVKSLVIHPFTTTHSQLTEEELLDQGIKPNTIRLSIGTENVKDLIAALDAAFEAVK, encoded by the coding sequence ATGTCTGATATTAAGAATTCCGCCAACTGGTCTTTCGAAACAAAGCAGCTTCACATCGGTCAGGAACAGGCTGATCCGGCAACCGACGCCCGTGCGGTTCCGATCTATGCCACTGCCGCCTATGTTTTCCATAATGCCCAGCACGCGGCCGATCGCTTCGGCCTGCGGGACGCCGGCAATATCTACGGCCGGCTGACAAACCCCACCCAGAGTGTGTTTGAGGAGCGCATCGCCGCCCTGGAGAACGGCTCCGCCGCCCTGGCGGTTGCTTCCGGCGCCGCGGCCATTACCTATACCCTCCAGGCACTGGCCAAGGCCGGGGAGCACATTGTGGCCTCCAAGACCATCTATGGCGGAACCTTCAACCTGCTGGAGCACACCCTGCCCCTGACTTCCGGCATTACCACCACGTTTGTGGATCCGGATGAGGAAGGCGCCTTTGAAGCGGCGATTCAGCCGAACACCAAGGCGCTCTACGTGGAGACCCTGGGCAACCCCAACAGCAATATCGCCGATATTGAAAAGCTGGCGAAGATTGCCCATGCCCATGGACTTCCGCTGGTGGTGGACTCCACCTTCGCAACACCCTACCTGGTCCGTCCGCTGGACTGGGGCGCGGATATCGTGGTGCACAGCGCGACGAAGTTCATCGGCGGTCACGGCACAGCCATCGGCGGTGTGATCGTTGAAGGCGGCAAGTTCAACTGGAAGGAAAGCGGCAAGTATCCGTGGATCAGCGACGCCAATCCGAGCTATCACGGCGTCAGCTTCTATGACGTGGTCGGCCCCGCTGCCTTCGTGACCTACATCCGTGCCATCCTGCTCCGGGATACCGGCTCCACGCTGTCTCCCTTCCATGCCTTCCTGTTCCTGCAGGGCCTGGAGACCCTGTCCCTGCGCGTGGAACGTCATGTGGAGAATACCCTGAAGATTGTTGATTACCTCAGCAAGCATCCGCAGGTGGAAGCGGTTCATCATCCGTCCCTGGAAAGCGAACCCAGCCACGCACTGTATAAGAAGTACTTCCCGAACGGCGGCGGCAGCATTTTCACCTTCGAACTGAAGGGCGACAGCGAAACCGCGAAGAAGTTTATCGACAATCTGGCGATCTTCTCCCTGCTGGCCAATGTGGCTGATGTGAAGAGCCTGGTTATCCATCCCTTCACCACCACCCACAGCCAGCTGACAGAAGAGGAACTGCTGGATCAGGGCATCAAGCCGAATACGATCCGTCTGTCCATCGGTACAGAGAATGTGAAGGATCTGATTGCAGCCCTGGATGCCGCGTTTGAAGCAGTCAAATAA